The sequence CGGACGGTACAGATTACTCAGTTCAATCCGTTTAAGCCATCAATGGAATTGGAAATTTACATTCCACGGAAGACTCATCCTCGTTTACGAAAACTAGTACAGCATGTATTATCATCTCAGGTAACGGTTAACACTGAATTCCAGATCCATGTTCGAGGTCATATGGATGCATCTGAGTATGAAAATAACCGTAACAATATGTTGGAAATTGCTCAACAACTACATGATGCTTGCATGCAGTTGGACTTGACTCCTGAGGATGATGAGTTGTTGGAGGAAATGCGTGAGGAAATTGCCGAAACATTTGGCATTTCATGG is a genomic window of Paenibacillus pabuli containing:
- a CDS encoding biofilm formation regulator BssR; its protein translation is MGDFNPSEWIRIATASDRTVQITQFNPFKPSMELEIYIPRKTHPRLRKLVQHVLSSQVTVNTEFQIHVRGHMDASEYENNRNNMLEIAQQLHDACMQLDLTPEDDELLEEMREEIAETFGISWRQNGGQFTLKI